From Chitinivibrionales bacterium, the proteins below share one genomic window:
- a CDS encoding DUF3450 family protein produces the protein MRYGRGCLTGIVLVLFSGIIIPSGAQDYNIDEEISRIRKELKQVQNERERVKKETRKDRKDFAKYVERQQKRFSSIKAETDSIRADIREAQATSDSLAAQLASVQASKRQYELLQDRFRNRLIEGCDRFLTISDHMPPMAKKTLSPSLSYLRSEMVSKAIDNIEGINRLAQIVKDLNEATMAIQIMQGQPPVTELQGITHSLRIGGIFQAAADAKETYAAQWTGYDDEGNPQWKVIKDPELAANIREAVNIREGKALPDFVALPFGEMKAQDVQQQAVVENEGEEQ, from the coding sequence ATGAGATATGGAAGGGGCTGTCTCACCGGGATAGTGCTGGTCCTATTTTCCGGAATAATTATTCCCTCGGGGGCACAAGACTACAATATTGACGAAGAAATCAGCAGAATCAGAAAAGAGCTCAAACAGGTGCAGAACGAGCGGGAACGGGTAAAAAAAGAGACCCGGAAGGATCGGAAAGATTTTGCCAAATATGTAGAGCGCCAGCAGAAACGGTTTTCTTCTATAAAAGCCGAAACCGACTCTATCAGAGCCGACATACGTGAAGCACAGGCAACAAGTGATTCTCTGGCAGCCCAATTAGCTTCGGTTCAGGCCTCCAAACGTCAGTACGAATTGCTCCAGGACCGGTTCAGAAATCGATTGATAGAGGGATGCGACCGTTTTCTTACAATTTCCGATCACATGCCTCCCATGGCAAAAAAGACGCTGTCGCCGTCACTCTCCTACCTGCGCAGCGAAATGGTATCAAAGGCGATCGATAATATTGAAGGTATCAACCGTCTGGCCCAGATTGTGAAAGACCTGAATGAAGCAACCATGGCGATCCAGATAATGCAGGGTCAGCCGCCGGTTACCGAGTTGCAGGGAATCACTCATTCACTACGAATTGGCGGAATATTCCAGGCTGCGGCCGATGCCAAGGAGACCTATGCTGCACAGTGGACCGGGTATGATGACGAGGGCAATCCTCAGTGGAAAGTGATTAAAGATCCCGAATTAGCCGCAAATATTCGTGAAGCTGTTAATATCCGTGAAGGCAAGGCATTGCCGGATTTTGTCGCCCTTCCTTTTGGAGAAATGAAGGCGCAGGATGTCCAGCAGCAGGCTGTTGTTGAAAATGAAGGAGAGGAGCAATGA
- a CDS encoding biopolymer transporter ExbD encodes MFEDYGLVHSNDDSAEINMGPLIDMVFILLIFFVITTNFNRQTGVDVSKPKAQSAISQGQKTMMIGVTREGTVHVFGRQVSIDRLQTLVAQEVSKRPDMSVVIIADEAAAIGKAVQVMDQCALAGASKVSLAADKE; translated from the coding sequence ATGTTTGAGGATTATGGATTAGTCCATTCCAATGATGATTCGGCCGAAATCAACATGGGACCGTTGATCGATATGGTATTCATTCTCCTGATTTTCTTTGTGATTACCACCAATTTCAACCGTCAAACAGGCGTTGATGTCTCCAAACCCAAAGCTCAGTCGGCCATAAGCCAGGGACAGAAGACAATGATGATCGGTGTTACTCGTGAAGGAACGGTCCATGTGTTCGGCCGTCAGGTAAGTATCGACCGTCTTCAGACTCTTGTGGCTCAGGAAGTATCCAAACGCCCTGATATGTCGGTGGTAATTATTGCCGATGAGGCTGCTGCTATCGGTAAGGCGGTCCAGGTCATGGACCAATGTGCCTTAGCAGGAGCAAGTAAAGTATCTCTGGCGGCGGATAAGGAATAG
- a CDS encoding TonB family protein, which produces MLAKFSKDIGSPVIKFIAVLAINFMLFVTIPIIQDYMQFLKEEKLPSRTQNRIVAEIVQPKKKEEKKQKQQRIRKVRSGEAKEGGKSMKFKFSPDLGVEGGEGVAVQTQGDMEAVVFEEGETDEPFVVINRQPPPYPDRARELGIEGALELLFVIGVDGKVHDLEIVRSPHPTISKEARNAVSKWKFKPAKNKGVPVKVRVRQVFEYKLD; this is translated from the coding sequence GTGCTCGCAAAGTTTTCAAAAGATATAGGATCACCAGTAATAAAATTTATCGCTGTGCTGGCAATAAACTTTATGTTATTTGTCACCATACCGATCATTCAGGACTACATGCAGTTTCTCAAAGAAGAGAAACTTCCCTCCCGAACCCAAAACCGGATCGTTGCGGAAATTGTGCAACCCAAGAAAAAGGAAGAGAAAAAGCAGAAACAGCAGCGCATTCGTAAAGTCAGGTCGGGTGAGGCAAAGGAGGGCGGTAAGTCGATGAAATTCAAATTCTCACCTGATCTTGGCGTTGAAGGTGGTGAAGGTGTTGCTGTCCAGACTCAGGGAGACATGGAAGCGGTTGTTTTTGAAGAGGGCGAAACCGACGAGCCTTTTGTGGTGATCAACCGTCAGCCACCCCCCTATCCCGACAGGGCCAGGGAATTGGGAATTGAAGGCGCACTCGAATTACTCTTTGTTATCGGTGTTGACGGAAAAGTACATGACCTTGAAATTGTCCGTTCACCGCATCCGACAATTTCAAAGGAAGCCCGTAATGCGGTTTCCAAGTGGAAATTTAAACCGGCAAAAAACAAAGGCGTTCCTGTGAAAGTCCGTGTTCGCCAGGTATTTGAATACAAACTCGATTGA
- a CDS encoding tetratricopeptide repeat protein: protein MTIPRAQHPGKQASAAAKLHYVSSWAAANKTFVILFLLFIPLSAGVLDSANSLYSNGKVNESIKLYKKAALAGENPALCYFNLGNAYFQLDSLPQSIVYYKAALVYAPEFFRGYLNLAITYFSLEDVGSCIATVHRALELEPGHTKAMLILAASYRKAGAHPQAIATFEHLSELEPEMDEPFIALAEMYRELDDNKEAIKWLIRYPESGKNKQYVYALLADIYEKEEDFSRALYYLKESFKLNKKNKWTYYRIVRMLEKMGNDLVALEETKKGLEIFPDFADLALLGGNLAFKHEKYNEAERLYIIARDNGSPGAVVGLENIRIVRKMADQENRFGEATTQSAE, encoded by the coding sequence ATGACTATACCACGCGCTCAACATCCCGGAAAGCAGGCATCCGCTGCAGCAAAACTGCACTATGTTTCGTCGTGGGCAGCGGCGAACAAAACCTTTGTCATTCTTTTCCTGCTTTTTATTCCCCTCAGCGCAGGAGTTTTGGATTCTGCAAATAGCTTATACTCCAACGGCAAAGTAAACGAATCAATCAAGCTTTATAAAAAAGCCGCCCTTGCCGGTGAAAATCCTGCGCTCTGTTACTTTAATCTCGGCAATGCCTATTTTCAGCTTGACAGTCTTCCCCAGAGTATTGTCTATTACAAAGCAGCGCTTGTGTATGCTCCGGAATTTTTCAGGGGATATCTCAATCTGGCAATCACCTATTTCTCGTTAGAGGATGTGGGTTCGTGTATTGCCACGGTTCACCGGGCACTGGAACTCGAACCCGGCCATACCAAAGCCATGTTGATTCTTGCGGCCTCATATCGTAAAGCAGGCGCCCACCCTCAGGCGATTGCTACTTTCGAGCATCTCTCGGAGCTTGAGCCTGAAATGGATGAGCCTTTTATCGCTCTGGCCGAAATGTATCGGGAACTCGATGATAATAAGGAAGCAATCAAATGGCTCATTCGTTACCCCGAATCGGGAAAAAATAAACAATATGTGTACGCACTTCTTGCAGATATTTACGAAAAAGAGGAAGATTTCTCCAGGGCCCTTTACTATCTCAAAGAATCGTTCAAGCTCAACAAGAAAAACAAATGGACCTATTATCGCATAGTACGCATGCTCGAAAAAATGGGCAATGATTTGGTTGCTTTAGAAGAAACTAAAAAAGGGCTGGAGATTTTTCCCGACTTTGCAGACCTTGCACTTCTTGGCGGTAATCTTGCATTTAAGCACGAAAAATATAATGAAGCCGAGCGTTTATATATCATTGCCCGCGACAACGGCAGTCCCGGTGCTGTTGTAGGACTTGAAAATATCCGCATTGTCCGCAAGATGGCCGACCAGGAGAACAGGTTTGGTGAGGCAACGACCCAATCCGCCGAATAA